A window of the Dunckerocampus dactyliophorus isolate RoL2022-P2 chromosome 19, RoL_Ddac_1.1, whole genome shotgun sequence genome harbors these coding sequences:
- the gjd2b gene encoding gap junction protein delta 2b: MGEWTILERLLEAAVQQHSTMIGRILLTVVVIFRILIVAIVGETVYNDEQSMFVCNTLQPGCNQACYDKAFPISHIRYWVFQIIMVCCPSLCFITYSVHQSAKQKERRYSTVYLSLDKEQDSMKREDSKKIKNTIVNGVLQNTENSNKEAEPDCLETKDISNSVLRTTKSKMRRQEGISRFYIIQVVFRNALEIGFLVGQYFLYGFNVPAVYECDRYPCIKDVECYVSRPTEKTVFLVFMFAVSGICVVLNLAELNHLGWRKIKAAVRGVRARRKSIQEIRNRDLPRMSMPNFGRTQSSDSAYV, from the exons ATGGGAGAATGGACCATATTGGAGCGTCTCTTGGAGGCGGCTGTCCAGCAACACTCCACTATGATAGGACG GATCCTGCTGACAGTGGTGGTGATTTTCCGCATTCTGATCGTGGCGATAGTGGGAGAAACGGTGTACAATGACGAGCAGTCCATGTTCGTATGTAACACTCTGCAGCCCGGCTGTAACCAGGCGTGTTACGACAAAGCCTTCCCCATCTCCCACATCAGGTACTGGGTGTTCCAGATCATCATGGTCTGCTGCCCCAGCCTTTGCTTCATCACCTACTCTGTCCACCAGTCTGCCAAGCAGAAGGAGCGACGCTACTCTACAGTCTACCTCTCCCTGGACAAGGAACAGGACTCAATGAAGCGAGAGGACAGCAAGAAGATCAAGAACACCATTGTTAACGGAGTACTGCAGAACACAGAGAACTCCAATAAGGAGGCGGAGCCTGATTGCCTCGAGACCAAGGACATTTCCAACTCAGTCCTGCGAACTACAAAGTCCAAAATGAGGAGACAGGAAGGCATATCCAGGTTCTACATCATCCAGGTGGTGTTCAGAAACGCACTGGAGATCGGCTTCCTGGTGGGTCAGTATTTCCTGTATGGATTCAATGTTCCTGCCGTGTACGAGTGCGATCGGTACCCTTGCATCAAAGATGTGGAGTGCTATGTTTCCAGGCCCACGGAGAAGACGGTGTTCTTGGTCTTCATGTTCGCAGTCAGCGGCATTTGCGTGGTGCTCAACTTAGCAGAGCTCAACCATCTGGGCTGGAGGAAGATCAAGGCTGCTGTTCGAGGCGTGCGAGCAAGGAGGAAGTCCATTCAGGAGATCCGCAACAGAGACTTGCCCAGGATGAGTATGCCCAACTTTGGACGCACTCAATCCAGTGACTCCGCATACGTGTAA